The genomic window ACGGCTCTCCCCCACGCCGACCCGGCCTGGCACGCGATCCGCGCCACGGCGTCATGCGATGCCGTCGTGATCGCCGGCGGAGGGAATCTGTCATCCGTCTGGCCCGACAAGGTCGCCGAGCGCGTGATGCTCGGCCGGCTCGCCGAGCTGTTCGGAAAGCCGCTGTTCGTCTCAGGTCAGACGATCGGTCCGACCCTGACGAGCCTCCACGGCGAGCAACTCGCGCACCTGCTGAACGGTGCGGAACTCGTGGGGGTGCGGGAGCGGCATTCGCTGGAGATCACACGCCGACTCGGAGTGCCGGCGGACAAGGTCCGTCTGACGATCGACGATGCGGCGGCGCTCGGGTCACCTTCCGCCGACGAGCTCGCGCAATGGCGTCCGACCTCCGCATACTGCCTCGCCACCTTCGCACCCCACACCGGCATCGCCGACCGTGAGCAGTTCATCCGCTCCGTTGCCGCCTTGCTCGACCACGCGGCCGAACGCACGGGCGCCGAGATCGTCTTGCTGCCACACGTCGGACCGGTCGACGCAAGCGTCGGCGTGGAGGGCGACGGTGCGTTGCACGCCGAGATCGTCGAACGCATGACCAGGCCCGCACGGATGCTGCCCGTACTCTCGAACCGGGTCTCGGCCGAACTGGCACGGGGTGCCACGGTCTCGATCTCGAGTCGGTACCATCCCGCGGTCTTCGCGGCCGGAGGCGGGGTTCCTGCACTCGCGATCTCCGTCGACGAATACACGGATGTGAAGCTCGAGGGCGCGCTGGATGCCTTCGGCAACGCCGCTTATGTGTTCCCTGTTGCCTCTCTCATCCTCGGCGACGTCGTCACCGGCTTCGACCTGCTGTGGGACGGCCGCGACGACCACAGCCGAGGCGGCGACGCAGCGACCGCGCGGATCCAAGAGAACCTCGAGTGGTGGCGGGAGCTGCACGCGACGATCATGCGGTCGCCGTCTTCCCCCGCGAGTTGGTCGGAACCCGCGCGCCGGACACCGCTGCTGCCGGATCTGGCGGAGCGGGTCGGTGGTCTGAGGGCGTTGCAGGCTTCACTCAGTCGTCGGTTCGCCGCCGAGATCATCGGCGCGCGCGACCGCGATGCCGATCTGGCCGCAGCGAACCTGCGCGCAGTGCAATTCGAGTCCGAGATCGGTCAAGCGGCGGCCGAACGTGAGGCCGCGCTCCGGCGTGTCGGAGAAATCGAATCAGCCCTGCACGCGGCTCACGCACTCATGGCGAAGCTCGCAGAACCAGCCTTCGACTTCGCGTTGAGAAGTCGAGAAGACGAGCTTCGAGCGCTACGTGCGACGAAGACGTTCCGATGGTCGGCCGCCCCTCGCCGAGCGTATGGCTCAGTGCTCAACCGCGTGCAACAACGCCGCGCCGCCGAGAATGGGCGGGACGGGGGTTCCAGGCCGGCGATCGAGTGACGAGGGCGCCAGCAGAGCACGGATCTCGGATCCCCCAGGTCCCCTCCCCCTCGGTGCCACAGCGACCGCGATATCGTCCCGACCTGGACGGTCTGCGCGGCCTGGCGATTCTCCTCGTGGTGGTCGGGCATGTCTGGTTCGCGCGAGTATCGGGCGGAGTGGATGCATTCCTGCTCCTCTCCGGCTTCCTGGTCGGAGCGTCCACACTCGCCAACGTCGCTGACGGCCGCTTCCGTATCGGCGGATTCGCGCGACGGATCGCCGGGCGCCTCCTGCCTGTCATCATCCCCGTGGTCGCGACGATCCTGATCGTCGGCGCCATGGTCTATCCGCCGACTCGGTGGAGCGATCTCGCCGCCCAGTCGATCTCATCGCTGACGTTCACGCAGAACTGGTGGCTTGCGATCGAGGGCACGAGCTACGGCGGGGCGGACGTTACGGTCAGCCCGTTCCAGCACTTGTGGTCGCTCTCCGTGCAGGCGCAGCTCTACACCGGCTTCGCCGCTCTGATGATGCTCGTCGGTGCAGCCACTCGCCCGCGGTCACGCGCTGCGCGAACCCGAGTGCTGTCGATCGCAGTCGTGATACTTCTCGCAGCCTCGTTCGCATACGCCGTCGTCATCGGGCAACTCAACCAGGCTTGGGCGTACTATGACACGTTCGCGCGCGCTTGGGAGTTCCTGCTCGGTATCGTGATCGCCCGTGCGGTGACCGTGGTGCGACTCCCCCACGTCGTGCGCACCGTGTCTGGATGGGGCGGCGCGGCAGCACTCGTCGCAACGATCGTGCTC from Agromyces sp. LHK192 includes these protein-coding regions:
- a CDS encoding polysaccharide pyruvyl transferase family protein, producing the protein MDLSMHLLVIGDVGVVDGSRHVGDEAMTESLIEQLSAHADYRFTVISANPAETAAAYGVAAIPAPGFAATDTEAERQDRITAILDAARGYSTALPHADPAWHAIRATASCDAVVIAGGGNLSSVWPDKVAERVMLGRLAELFGKPLFVSGQTIGPTLTSLHGEQLAHLLNGAELVGVRERHSLEITRRLGVPADKVRLTIDDAAALGSPSADELAQWRPTSAYCLATFAPHTGIADREQFIRSVAALLDHAAERTGAEIVLLPHVGPVDASVGVEGDGALHAEIVERMTRPARMLPVLSNRVSAELARGATVSISSRYHPAVFAAGGGVPALAISVDEYTDVKLEGALDAFGNAAYVFPVASLILGDVVTGFDLLWDGRDDHSRGGDAATARIQENLEWWRELHATIMRSPSSPASWSEPARRTPLLPDLAERVGGLRALQASLSRRFAAEIIGARDRDADLAAANLRAVQFESEIGQAAAEREAALRRVGEIESALHAAHALMAKLAEPAFDFALRSREDELRALRATKTFRWSAAPRRAYGSVLNRVQQRRAAENGRDGGSRPAIE